One window from the genome of Pseudomonas sp. L5B5 encodes:
- a CDS encoding ATP-grasp domain-containing protein, translating to MRVLILGARAPACLEWARAFQQAGWTVTVADSLAQPLSRFSRAAEHFVRLPEPRRDPEAWIEALAAVIRQQAIDLLLPTCEEVFYLAHGLERLRPLCRVFTSDFELLHRLHHKGDFAAMTQGWAVAAPPTQVLHDPAALQALAAEHDALVFKPAYSRFASQTLICPSPAQLAKVRPSAEAPWVAQRFVPGQEYCSFSVLVDGQLRAHSSYQPRYRVGRGSGIYFHSCAPAPIRAFLEQFGQATGYTGQVGFDFIEDQQGRFHVLECNPRATSGVHLFDDQRTQLVAALGTEAAEPLQATLEPRMIALAMLLLAAPQRALSRAFWHDYRQARDVIVQDGDRGPLTAQVLSLAEIIGRALTRRCGLLAASTADIEWNGQPLEAPRP from the coding sequence ATGCGTGTATTGATTCTCGGCGCCCGGGCCCCGGCCTGCCTGGAATGGGCCCGGGCGTTCCAGCAAGCCGGCTGGACGGTGACCGTGGCCGATTCCCTGGCCCAACCCCTGAGCCGTTTCAGCCGCGCCGCCGAACACTTCGTGCGCCTGCCGGAACCGCGCCGCGACCCCGAGGCCTGGATCGAAGCCCTGGCCGCGGTCATCCGCCAGCAGGCCATCGACCTGCTGCTGCCCACCTGCGAAGAGGTGTTCTACCTGGCCCATGGCCTGGAGCGCCTACGGCCTTTGTGCCGGGTGTTCACCAGCGATTTCGAGCTGCTGCACCGCCTGCACCACAAGGGCGACTTCGCCGCCATGACCCAGGGCTGGGCCGTGGCCGCGCCGCCGACCCAGGTGCTGCATGACCCGGCCGCGTTGCAAGCGCTGGCGGCGGAGCACGACGCCCTGGTATTCAAGCCGGCCTATTCGCGCTTCGCCTCCCAGACCCTGATCTGCCCGAGCCCGGCGCAACTGGCCAAGGTCCGGCCCAGCGCCGAGGCCCCCTGGGTGGCCCAGCGCTTTGTCCCCGGCCAGGAATACTGCAGCTTCAGCGTGCTGGTGGACGGCCAGTTGCGCGCCCACAGCAGCTACCAGCCGCGCTACCGGGTCGGGCGCGGCTCGGGGATCTACTTTCACAGCTGCGCCCCGGCGCCAATCCGCGCCTTCCTGGAGCAGTTCGGCCAGGCCACCGGCTACACCGGGCAGGTGGGTTTCGACTTCATCGAGGATCAGCAGGGCCGCTTCCATGTCCTGGAGTGCAACCCGAGGGCCACCAGCGGCGTGCACCTGTTCGACGACCAGCGCACACAACTGGTTGCGGCGCTCGGCACCGAGGCAGCCGAGCCGCTGCAGGCCACCCTCGAACCGCGAATGATCGCCCTGGCCATGCTGCTCCTGGCGGCTCCGCAACGGGCCTTGAGCCGCGCGTTCTGGCACGACTACCGGCAAGCCCGGGACGTGATCGTCCAGGACGGCGACCGCGGGCCCCTCACCGCCCAGGTACTGAGCCTGGCGGAAATCATCGGCCGCGCCCTGACCCGCCGCTGCGGGCTGCTGGCCGCCTCCACCGCCGATATCGAGTGGAACGGCCAACCCCTGGAGGCGCCGCGCCCATGA
- a CDS encoding F390 synthetase-related protein, with amino-acid sequence MNSERLLGTLRSIGAFVFSRYALRFRRRERLEAWQARRLKHFMARVMPRGQRFAGLANAGLHRLPTMDKAALMSDFAGFNTRALSLEQVLPVALQAEQSRDFSPTLGDITVGLSSGTSGAQGVFLVSSVERQRWAGILLARTLPRALLPRLLCPWLAPLRIAFFLRANSRLYTTLASRRIDFAFHDLTLGLGASLERLNQQNPDVLVAPATVLRGLAQAALAGQLTIRPRHILSVAEVLESTDAEMVQQAFGLKPQQIYQASEGFLGYTCEAGTLHLNESHLHIEPQWLDPERTRFQPIITDFSRRTQLIVRYRLNDILRVASAPCPCGRAERAIAAVEGRADEILWLPRLQAEELAPLYPDVLRRALLMLGAELEEYQIQQRGLHWQANLRTSGDYHGLCQRLSEALAELCAQQGLQAPQLSFGHWQAPPPQTKRRRLLMLQLPEGLPCVY; translated from the coding sequence ATGAACAGTGAACGCCTGCTGGGCACCCTGCGCAGCATCGGTGCCTTCGTGTTCAGCCGCTATGCCCTGCGCTTTCGCCGCCGCGAGCGGCTGGAAGCCTGGCAGGCAAGGCGCCTTAAGCACTTCATGGCCCGGGTCATGCCCCGTGGCCAGCGCTTTGCAGGGTTGGCAAACGCCGGCCTGCACCGCTTGCCGACCATGGACAAAGCCGCCCTGATGAGCGATTTCGCTGGCTTCAACACCCGCGCCCTGAGCCTGGAGCAGGTGCTGCCGGTGGCCTTGCAAGCGGAGCAGTCACGGGACTTCAGCCCGACCCTGGGGGACATCACCGTGGGCCTGTCCAGCGGTACATCGGGAGCCCAGGGGGTGTTCCTGGTCAGCAGCGTGGAACGCCAGCGCTGGGCCGGCATCCTGCTGGCGCGGACCCTGCCCCGCGCCCTGCTGCCACGGTTGCTGTGCCCCTGGCTGGCACCGCTGCGGATCGCCTTTTTCCTGCGGGCCAACAGCCGCCTGTACACCACCCTGGCCAGCCGTCGCATCGACTTCGCCTTTCATGACCTGACCCTGGGCCTGGGCGCCTCCCTGGAGCGCCTGAACCAGCAGAACCCGGACGTGCTGGTGGCCCCGGCCACGGTGCTGCGCGGGTTGGCCCAGGCGGCCCTGGCCGGGCAGCTGACGATCCGCCCACGGCACATCCTGTCGGTGGCCGAAGTGCTGGAAAGCACCGACGCCGAGATGGTGCAGCAAGCCTTCGGGCTCAAGCCCCAGCAGATCTATCAGGCCAGCGAAGGCTTCCTCGGCTACACCTGCGAGGCCGGCACCCTGCACCTGAATGAAAGCCACCTGCACATCGAGCCGCAGTGGCTGGACCCTGAGCGCACACGCTTCCAGCCGATCATCACCGACTTTTCAAGGCGTACGCAGTTGATCGTGCGGTATCGCCTCAACGACATCCTGCGGGTGGCCAGCGCGCCCTGCCCCTGTGGCCGTGCGGAACGGGCGATTGCCGCCGTGGAGGGCCGCGCCGACGAGATCCTCTGGCTGCCAAGGCTCCAGGCTGAAGAATTGGCACCGCTCTATCCCGATGTATTGCGCCGGGCCCTGCTGATGCTGGGGGCAGAGCTGGAGGAGTACCAGATCCAGCAGCGCGGCCTGCACTGGCAGGCCAACCTGCGCACCTCGGGCGACTACCACGGGCTGTGCCAGCGCTTGAGCGAAGCCCTGGCCGAACTCTGCGCGCAACAGGGGCTGCAGGCGCCGCAGCTGAGCTTCGGCCACTGGCAGGCACCACCGCCACAAACGAAAAGACGCCGCCTGCTGATGCTGCAACTACCCGAGGGACTGCCATGCGTGTATTGA